Within Acinetobacter sp. LoGeW2-3, the genomic segment TATTCATGGCATCTTTTATGCAATTGACTCGGCCACGTGCATTAATAATTCGGTAAAGTTTTGCACAAAATAATCCGCTTTGTCCTTGATCAGATCCATTTCATGTTCGGAATACTGGTCATAAACAGCGACTACTTCAATACCTGCATTGTTAGCTGCCTCTACACCAATCAGAGAGTCCTCAACAATTAGGCAGTCTTGAGCTTCAACGTCAAAATGCTTTAGTACGTTTAAATAGACTTCCGGATGTGGCTTGATATTTTGTACATTTTCACGGGTCAGCAGCAGGGCAAAGTCATCCTGAAAATTGATCTTTTGATTGATGTTCTGATTATTGTCCAGATAACGCTGCACGTTGAATAGGCTGGTGGTTGTGGTTAAGGCCATTTGTATGTCTTGCTGTTTAAGTGTCTGAATCAGTAAATCGGCTTGTGGTTTAAGCTCTACCACATGATCCAGAAAATGCCGGGAAATGCTGTAGCGACGGTTTTTAACTTCCTCTTTAGGCAGTTCAAAACCGTATTGCGCTTTGAGATAACCACAATATTCCAGATAAGGATCAGGCAAATGCCGAACTGCAGTTAGCTGTAGATCGCGTTGTTGCTGGATCTGATTTAAATCGACCTCAATCCCGGAAAGTTCCTGAATCAGGGCAGCATCTACCTGGTTCCAGATGCCGACAGAATCAATCAAGGTGCCATCCAAATCAAAACACACCAGCTTTTTGCCCTGAAACATCTGACACCTTTCCCCTAGTTTTCACAGTCTATTCTGTGCGGCTGAGTATATAACATGCGGCTGAAGTGTTTAAGCTGAAGAAGAAAAGTATATGTAATCATTAAGCTTGAAGCAGTTTTGGACTATTTTACATAGTGGTCAAATAATATTTTTATAGCAAAATGCGGCCTGAGTGATCATACAGATAGTTGCAAAGTGTTATATTTGGACATTGGCACTGGATTAAATTGCGCGGATGATAGACCTGCCAAAATTATTAAAAAATTGAAGGAAATGTGTTTCTGTGTTTGAACTTGACTGTAAATTACTCAGCATCTTTTATTATGTCTACAAATTTAAGAACGTCTCCCATGCAGCCGATTATCTGGATATGAGCCAGCCGACGGTGAGTAATCTACTGAATAAAATCCGTCAGCATTATAATGATCCCTTATTTTTGCGTATTGGTAATGAAAT encodes:
- a CDS encoding HAD family hydrolase; the protein is MFQGKKLVCFDLDGTLIDSVGIWNQVDAALIQELSGIEVDLNQIQQQRDLQLTAVRHLPDPYLEYCGYLKAQYGFELPKEEVKNRRYSISRHFLDHVVELKPQADLLIQTLKQQDIQMALTTTTSLFNVQRYLDNNQNINQKINFQDDFALLLTRENVQNIKPHPEVYLNVLKHFDVEAQDCLIVEDSLIGVEAANNAGIEVVAVYDQYSEHEMDLIKDKADYFVQNFTELLMHVAESIA